In Pyrus communis chromosome 15, drPyrComm1.1, whole genome shotgun sequence, the genomic stretch GCCACCACTTGGGCAACTACGCTTCCTCAAGGATCTTTTTATTCAAGGGATAAATAACGTGGTGGAGATAGATAGCGAGTTTTACGGTAATGATGCTCCGTTTAGATCTCTAGAAAAATTGTGCTTGCAAGAGATGTTGAACTGCAAAAAGTGGTTATATTATGATGGAAGCAGAGGCAACACCACAATACTGTTTCCTAATCTTTGTGAGCTTGAACTGAGAAGATGTCCCAAGCTGACTGAGATAGTACTGTTGGAGAAGCTGCCAAGGCTTGAAAGGGTAACATTGAGGCACCTGGAATCCTTCAGTGGTTCACTTGCACATGTGGAATCTGAATGCCCTAAATTCCTCTCCCTCGTTCACTTGGAAATAGAAAACTGCCCAAATTTTGTATGTTTTCCAGATGGAGGGATGGATGCACCCAAATTGGAGGAGCTGCGTATCTCTCAATGCAAGAAATTGAGGTTGTTGCCAGAACAAATGCATACCCTTCTACCGTCTCTTCGAATATTGAAAGTGTTTGACTGTCCAGAAGTGGAATCATATTACGATGGAAGCAGAGGCAACACCACAATACTGTTTCCTAATCTTTGTGAGCTTGAACTGAGAAGATGTCCCAAGCTGACTGAGATAGTACTGTTGGAGAAGCTGCCAAGGCTTGAAAGGGTAAAATTGAGGCACCTGGAATCCTTCAGTGGTTCACTTGCACATGTGGAATCTGAATGCCCTAAATTCCTCTCCCTCGTTCACTTGGAAATAGAAAACTGCCCAAATTTTGTATGTTTTCCAGATGGAGGGATGGATGCACCCAAATTGGAGGAGCTGCGTATCTCTCAATGCAAGAAATTGAGGTCGTTGCCAGAACAAATGCATACCCTTCTACCGTCTCTTCGGATATTGAAAGTGTTTGACTGTCCAGAAGTGGAATCATATTACGATGGAAGCAGAGGCAACACCACAATACTGTTTCCTAATCTTTGTGAGCTTGAACTGAGCAGATGTCCCAAGCTAACTGAGATAGTACCGTTGGAGAAGCTGCCAAGGCTTGAAAGGGTAAAATTGAGCCACCTGGAATCCTTCAGCGGTTCACTTGCACATGTGGAATCTGAATGCCCTAAATTCCTCTCCCTCGTTCACTTGGGAATAGAAAACTGCCCAAATTTTGTATGTTTTCCAGATGGAGGGATGGATGCACCCAAATTGAAGGAGCTGTGTATCTCTGAATGCAAGAAATTGAGGTCGTTGCCAGAACAAATGCATACCCTTCTACCATCTCTTCAGAAATTGAAAGTGTTCAGCTGTCCAGAAGTGGAACCATTTCCTCAAGGAGTGTTGCTGTCAAATTTACAAGACCTTTCAAATTTACAAGCCCTTTCTTTTGAGTGTTGTAGAAAACTCGCCGCAAACCGCTCACTGTGGGGTTTAACAAGACTCAACTCTCTTAGACAGTTGGAAATCAACTTCACTGAAGAAGGTGGAGAAGAAATGGGATGTTCGTTTCCGGATGAGGGGCTCCTGCCCACCGCTCTCACTCATCTCGCCATCCACAAACATCCGAATCTTACAACCATCCAAGGCAAGGTGTTGAGACAACTCACCTCTCTTCAATACCTCACAATACAAGGATGCCCTGAGGTCCAGTGCTTTCTTGAAGAAGCGCCAAAATCTCTGAAATGCTTGTTTATTTATGAGTGCCCTAATATCAGGTGCTTGCCAGGAGAATGGCTTCCCACGTCTCTTTATCTACTGTATATACGGAGTTGTCCGCTGCTAGAAGAACGATTCCGGAGAGAGACAGGGGAAGATTGGCCCAAGATTGCTCACATCCGCAACATGATCATGTGCTAGATGTTCTTGTTATAGACAGGGGAAGATTGGCCCAAGATTGTAGCTATATTATAGATGTTATTGAAattggctctctctctctctctctctctctctctctcaggtgTAAGTGTATATCCAGCAGCACATGCTCTTGTTGTGCAGTGTTGAATTTGCCGCAAACTCTTCCTAATGCAACAACAAAGGGGGAGCTGGTATAGCCCTTGTTGTTTTGCGATGGAGTAGTACTGTGTACATGATTACTAGGCTAAAACAATTTCATTAGCAGAtcccaatttcattcaaaacgcAAAGCTTAAATCCAACTACTGCTAAAATAAAACCacaccaaaaactaaaaagaatcaTAAAATCGAAAAAACCCAAGAAATTCGAAGTTTTACGCTTTCAATTTGCGAAAAACAAGAACAAGCAGTATAATTTGTGGCAAAGgatgtgtaaaaatatggtttacACAAATCATCAAACATCTGGTGTGGATCGAGCACCAACCGCGAGGCTTTTGCCATCTAAACGACGCCGCTGCCATTTTTTCCCTCGCTTTCTAGGCTATGTACTTCTGACTGAAGGAAACTGACTCACTGGTTGTTGTTTTAACAGTGAGTCGTGACTGATATTAGACGACATATCGTTTTAAGGGTCTCAAAGTTAAATTGGGGGATTAGCTTATGATGCGTGGACCCGGATCACCTCTAAACTATGCTGATCATTCTTGTTATACAGATAAATTTCTTATCCGGACGTAAATGTTAAAATTTCTTTCAAGGTCATCATTTTATTTGTTACGCTTTATGATGAAAGTTGCACCTTAACTTCGCTTGACTGTtgctttcataattttttttctttttcaattttggacCTAATTTTAGACATGATTGCTTCTTTTTGTGTATTAAGAGATTCTACAAGCTTAAGCTTTATGATTGAACTCTCAGAATGTTCCGTGACTGAAACGTAAAACCTAAGTGAGGAATTGGTGTTGATCAACTGGAAAGATAGACCATGTGACAAAATTGATATCGGCACAaaaaatcaaacattaaaatccaAATAAGAGACGAACTACTTTgttgtatatattgtttaattAGAATCATCTCCACGATTATTGCATATAttatagaaatgtaatttctaATTGTAACTTGTGTAGGATTCCTATCTAAAAAGGAATTGATATTGTGAAAACTACCAAAATGGAGTATGGTAGGGATAGAGGAAATTTTCGATGAAGCGGTGAAATGCATAGCAATTGAAAAGTACTCTATATATTATAGgatttatataaattaatacaAAGAATCATATTTCTACGCATATTAAACTATTGCCTCTATTTGTTTTGTCATCTCCACTCCTCGTTTGAAgttgttacaatttttttaaaatcctttcTAGGGTAGGAAATATGAGAAAGGTTGCTCTTTTGCTTAAGATTGAACAATAATAAGAATTGAACCATGTGGGCTGCCCTATattcaaacaaattaatatatacCTCACGCCCAGAACTCAAGGTAAATATTGTTAGTACATATTTTCGTGTCTAGAGCGTCACGGAAACGACTAAGCTTGGACAAGTTGAGGTTAAGACTGGGAAGCCGATGAGattaaaaatgattttactGCTGTGAATTAGATTATTGCGTATACAATAATACAGCTACAATAATTTAGTATCAAACTCGTCTTTCTTGAGAACCTAACGTAAAAATTCCAACACGAGTTTTGCAAATTTCATATTGGATCCTTCCTTATTACTTGTTTTGTAGTATCCTACTCTCTACAGGAAATAATGCAAAAGCATACGCAGCAGCTTTCACATTGAAAAGCCGACATGTGAGTAAAAACAACCAAACTGTAAACTTCATGTTATTTGGCTACAAAAGAGGATAATCCTCTGCCCAAATTTAAGATCAAAAGTAAACTAGTTGCAACCTAATCTAAAGACACAATGTTATTGCCAAGCGcttcatcatcatcgtcattaATTTTTGCTACTCGCTCTTCACTTCAAGGTACAAATTTAAGTCTCTCTCTGTGTTTCCCTTTTGAAAAGCTCATCCAACTGTATAATGTTGTTGAATTGTATCGATGTCAAGTCCTTTCAGCTTCACAACTGACTCAACATGACCCTTCAGCATATGCAACTCCCGAAGCCTGCAACAAAAACGAAAAGCTCTTTTAGAACTCAATTCTCACGTGGAACAAGTCCAACCAGCAAAGGAAAACAATGCAAGATGAAGCATTTTCCAGGAAACAAGAAACAGAACCGGTGGACATCATTACAGAGACAAGCATGATTCTATATCTATGCATGAGTGCAAATGGTCCTTACCTTGCAACTTCAGCCCTCCGCTTTGCTTGTTCTGCAATCTCGGAAAGCTCCCTGTAACTGTTCTTCTCATTGAAAAGGTTGTTCGTTTCAGGTGGCTGAAGACCGTGAAGGGTCCTCTGTGCTGCAGCCCACTgtgcttctctctcctctttcccaTAATCTTTCTTTGTAGTGAAGGCAATATGGTGGGAAGACACAATAAGGTAAATTGTGGCAAGAAACATGAATCTATCTAACTTATATTGTTGAGTAGCGCGGAATGCAACATACCTTATTCTCCAAAAGATTATTCCACGCTTTTCCGCTCGGATTGCGAATTTAAGAAAGTCAAGAGGGACATATGTCACTATACTGTGAAGCCAGATGACACCAGCCCACCCCCAGCCAGCTCCTTTTATCCGTGCAAAACACCAGTTTGCATAGACTGCTATGAGAGTTGCAACCTGCCATTTTGCGGAAAGAgttattataagaaaaaaaaagggaatattATTTCGTCATACGCGTACCAGagcaaccaattaaaacatcaaACAGGTTTTTAAGCTCGCTAACAGAGTAACATTCTTACTTTGAAAATGTACAAATTTCTAGATTAATCACCTTAACGTTATTGGACATTACTACAAATTATAAAACTTCAACACATCCTGGTGTATGTGTGTCTATCCAGCAGCACATGCTTTTGTTGTGCAGTGTTGAATTTGCCACAAACTCTTCCTAATGCAACAACAAAGGGGGAGCTGCTATAGCCCTTGTTGTTTTGCGATAGAGTAGGTACCGGGTACATGATTACTAGGCTAAAACAAGAGCAAATTTGAATTCGTCAATTTGTCTATTCGAATGTATATGTATAACCTTGCTCATTATCATTGTATGTATCATGTCGACTACAAATTCGATTAATGTCTGGCACTGTCAAGAACAAAAGTGAAGACTTTCCATTCTGCATCGCATGATCCCTGTCAAACTTTAACCATTAGCAGatcccaatttcaatttacTAAAAACAAGAACAAGCAGTATAATTTGTCGCAAAGGATGTGTAAAAATCTGGTTTAGACAAATCATCAAACATCTGGTGAGCATCGAGAACCCAGTCTCAGAGAAcgcggggagagagagagagagatggttgCTTGCGGGATTGCATCGAGCACCCATCTGGTGTGCCCAACTGTAGCTCCGCCCATCGAATAGTGCAGACATTAACGGCGAAGTCCAACCCTTCCGCGTTGAACCGGGCGGCTTTTGGCACGTCCTTGTGCTGCTGCAGTAGCTACCTAAACGACACAGTGCCATTTGTTCCCTCGCTTTCTAGGCTACGTACTGCTGACAGAGGGAAACTGACTCACTGGTTGTCGTTTTAACTTTGAGTCGTGACTGATATTAGACGACATGTCCTTTTGAGGGTCTCAAAAGTTAATAACATAAATTGGGAATTGGCATATGATGCATCGGCCcggatatatatatacaagtttACATTGGTCTCACCTCTCAACTGTTGTGATAATCCTTATTATACAGAATAATTTCTTATCCGGATGTTAATGTTAAAATTTCATTCAAGTTCAGTCATTCAGTTTGTTACATTGTATGATGAAAGTTGCGTTTTAGCTTCGCTCGACCTCctgttttcataattttttttctttttcaatttttgacctAATCTTAGACATGACTGCTTCTTTTAGGATATTAAGAGATTCTAGAAGCTTATGTTTTATGATTAAACTCTCAAAAGTGTTTGGTGACTGAAATCTAAAATCTAAGTGAGAAATTTGCGTCGATTAATTGGAAAGATAGACGATGTGACAAAATTGATGTCCACACGAAAAATCAAATATTAGTGTCTAGATAAGAGATGAATTGCTTCGTTGTACATATTgttaaattagagttaattacTTAGGAATCATCTCCGTGATTATTGCATGAATTATAGAAATGTAATTCTAATTGCAACTTGTGTAGGATTTCCTATCTAAATAGGAAGAGGGATTGATATAACCCTACAAATATTAAACATTTGCTTATATTTGTATTGTATTCTTCTCCTACCTCCGGAGCTCTAGTGTTTGTTTCTCTATCCCAATTGTTGAAACACTACCACCACACTTCTCTTTACTCAGAGGCAATTGAACCAAGTGATTACTACATCAAACGCATAATTGCTGGTTTTTGTGTTGATCTTAAATTTGTTGTTAGGTTTCTTGGGTAGCAGTGGAACATCAAAGTGCATCACTCTCAAACACCCACTCTTTGGAATCGACCTTCTATGCTGGGTTTCTCGAATGtctctcttattttgtttttaatgttttttttttttttttcaaaacaaatctGATTACATCTAAAGCTTATTTGGTGTTTttctaagaaaaaaataaacggGTTTATTGTTctgattttatttaattgtatGAATTGcaagttaattaatttgttccTTTTTATGGACCAAGAAAGTAAAAGGTATGGAtctggcaatttttttttttttttttttttttttacgaattgAAGAATACAAAAGGCATGGTTTTAGCAAGTTGTACTGGAAGATGCAAGACCCGGGGGGGGAAAAGATAAAGAAAGGTATTCATGCATTAGTGTTTAATATTGATCAAATAGTGCATGAATTGTGTGGCAAGTATGCTGGGAAGAGAAACACCGATGGAATTTGGGGATGCAAGGATTGTGGAAAAACTGAAGGTAGCACTGCTAGTTCTTAAACCGTTAAAAGAGCAAAAGAGGAGGATTTTAGTAATTAAGGGTATATTCGTACTTTCATTCAACTTTTAGTTATAATTATCAACGACTTAAAAAGGTCGTTATAATTCTATAGAGGgatcaaattttggttatttttccaaatttccccttaactttaactcaattggagcaatggtcgctcaactaaaaattcattaccattggtccctcaactcatcaaaacgtgcaactatggttcctcaactaaaaattcattactattggtcccttaactttaatccaactcgagcaatggtccctcaactttaacccaattgaagCACTCGTCCCTCatctttaacccaattgtagcaatggtatttccaacataacttgttttgacaaaattctaacgaagttgacgaaaaggatcatagctacacatttcgatgagttgagggaccaatgatgtaggatttttaattaaaagaccattactctaatttgattaaagtttgaggaatcattgctacaattactCTTGTTTTGTCATCTCCACTCCTCTTTTTGAAATTGTTACTATTTTTTAAATCCTTTCTTGGGCTCCCCTATattcaaacaaaataatatataccTCACGCCCAGAACTCGAGGTAAATACTTTTAGTACATATTTTTGTTCCAGAGCATCACGGAAATGACTAAGCTTGGACGAATTGGAGTTAAGACTGGAAAGTCAGATGAAATTAGGCATGATTGTATTGCTGTGAATTAGATTTTTGCATACACAGCAAGACAACTACAATAATTTAGAATCGAACTCATCTTTCATTAAAACCCAACGTAAAAATTCCAACACGAATTTTGCTTCCTTATTACTTGTTTTGTATTCTCCTACTCTGTACAATAATAATGCAATAGCATACGCAGCAGCTTTCACATTGAAAAGCCGATATTTGAGTAACCAAACTGTAAACTTCAAGTTATTTGGCTACAAAAGAGGATAATCCTCTGGCCAAATTTAACATCAAAAGTAAACTAGTTGTAACCTAATCTAAAGACACAAGGTTATTGCTACGCGcttcatcatcatcgtcattaATTTTCGCTACTCGCTCTTCAAGGTACAAGCTCAAgcctctctctctgtgtttccCTTCTGAAAAGCTCATCAAACTGTATAATGCTGTTGAATTGTATCGATGTCGAGTCCTTTCAGCTTCACAACTGACTCAACATGACCTTTCAGCGTATTCAACTCACGAAGCCTGCAACCAAAATGAAAAGCTCTTAAACAATGCAAGACGAAGCATTTTCCCGGAAACAAGAAACAGAACCGGCTGACATCACTACTGAGACAAGCATGTTTCTTTATCTATGTACGAGTGCAATTGGTCCTTACCTTGCAACCTCAGCCCTCCTCTTGGCTTGTTCTGCAATCTCGGAAAGCTCCCTGTAACTGTTCTTCTCATTGAAAAGGTTGTTCGTTTCAGGTGGCTGAAGACCGTGAAGGGTCCTCTGCGCTGCAGCCCACTgtgcttctctctcctcttttccATAATCCTTCTTTGTAGTGAAGGCAGTCTGGTGGGAAGACACAATAAGTTAAATTGTGGCAAGAAACATGAATCTAACTTATAATGCCGAGTAGCGCTTATAATGTAGCAGAAAGCAACATACCTTGTTCTCCAAAAGATTATTCCACGCTTTTCCGCTTTGAATGTATCGGATTGCGAATTTAAGAAAGTCAAGAGGGAAATATGTCACTACACTGTAAAGCCAGATGACACCAGCCCACCCCCAGCCAGCTCCCTTTATCCGTGCAAAACCCCAGTTTGCATAGACTGCTATGAGAGTTGCAACCTGCCATTTTGCGGAGTGagttattataaaataaaaataaaagggaaattaTTTTGTCATACGCGTACCAGTGCAACAAATTGAAGCATCAAACAGGTTTTTAAGCTTGCTAACAGAGTAAAATTCTTGCTTTGAAATGTACAAATTTCTAGATTAATCACCTTAACATTAGTGAAAATTACTACAAATTATAAAACTTCAACACATCCAGTAGAGCAATTAGGTAAAATTGTAAAGGTACTCGGTTGGCAAAAATGCTTACTAGTTGAGCAACCATGAAAGCTCCAAGTAAGAGAAGTCCAGGGCGTTCAACAAAAGACCAGCTACGAGACCTTGTGACGAAAATAAGAGCTTGGCTCACAATACTCACTTGTAAGTACAACGCCGCCATCATTTGCTCAGGCCTATCCCTCAAAGATCTCACATGAAACTTTTCCTGCattatgaaaataattaaataaaatcagAAGAATGAACATATTTGCCAAAATAACTGTGACCTAAATAGCTTATGTATTAATGGAAAACAAAGAACTATATATTCCTACCGAGAAGAAGTCGGTATCATTCATAAGCCAGAAGAACACTACTGTCATTAGTGCCAAGTAACCTCCAAGGACAATGCCAGTAGCAAAGATCTCCCTCAGTTTCCAGCTGTCTGGCTGTGGAGATGGCTTCACTCGATCCTTTGAGATTGTCATGATAGTTCCTAGCAGATTCGTAAAAACAAAGTCAGACTCGTTTAAAACTATGGTGTTCTAATGGTAACTGATACAAACAGATAGGTGGATAATCTTACCGTCATTTAGGATGGCGATGATCAATACCATGAAGGGTGCAAAGTCAAACTTCCATATCAAAGCAATTAACATAAATCCAAACTGCATATAACTTAGCAACATGAGAACAAACCACAACCAAAAATAGGAAAACTCTAACATCTAAATACTGATCATTGCTTCACTTACCACTATACGTATTGTAATTGAAACAGCATAGATCTGCAAATAGAACAAACGAATTAGAATGACCTGAGAAGATTAACAAATTATCTATGGACCATCTACAGCTCCACTCAATGAACATAAAAGTAACTTACAGTATAGTTCTTCATCCTCTGGAATATGGCTCTGCTTGTCAGTACTGCACTTATGATCACACTTAGCCCTGGTTCAGTGAGAACAATATCTGAAGCACCTCTTGCAGCATCAGTAGCATCAGCTACGGCAATACCAATATCTGCTTTTTTCAAAGCGGGAGCGTCATTGACACCATCTCCAGTCATTCCACAGATGTGCTTCCTCTCTTGCAGCCTCTTTACAATTTCATATTTGTGTtctattatattaaaaaagacGTGTCAGAACAATGGTCAATGACTCAATATCAAGTTAACAACATTCACAAACCGTGCACATTTAATtaatatgaaacaaaaaaatcaaattaaaaagtgGACAATTGTGATAGTATCGC encodes the following:
- the LOC137717026 gene encoding putative disease resistance protein At3g14460, which produces MHTLLPSLRILKVFDCPEVESYYDGSRGNTTILFPNLCELELRRCPKLTEIVLLEKLPRLERVKLRHLESFSGSLAHVESECPKFLSLVHLEIENCPNFVCFPDGGMDAPKLEELRISQCKKLRSLPEQMHTLLPSLRILKVFDCPEVESYYDGSRGNTTILFPNLCELELSRCPKLTEIVPLEKLPRLERVKLSHLESFSGSLAHVESECPKFLSLVHLGIENCPNFVCFPDGGMDAPKLKELCISECKKLRSLPEQMHTLLPSLQKLKVFSCPEVEPFPQGVLLSNLQDLSNLQALSFECCRKLAANRSLWGLTRLNSLRQLEINFTEEGGEEMGCSFPDEGLLPTALTHLAIHKHPNLTTIQGKVLRQLTSLQYLTIQGCPEVQCFLEEAPKSLKCLFIYECPNIRCLPGEWLPTSLYLLYIRSCPLLEERFRRETGEDWPKIAHIRNMIMC